Within Halorubrum lacusprofundi ATCC 49239, the genomic segment TCGTACTCGAGGATGTCGCGGATGTGGTGCTGGTTCTGCTCGTTCAGCGCCGAGACCGGGATGTCGTCGCCGGGTTCGAGACCGTGTTCCTCGACGTACGCGCCCACGTCCTCGTTGCGGGCGTACACGAGGTCGATGTCCCACTCGTCGGCCCAGTGCTCGACGAAGTCGGTGATGTCGTCGAAGTGCTGGAAGTGGTCGATGAAGACGGCGGTCGGCTTCTCGTAGCCGAACTTCTCGGCGACCTGGTTGATGAAGTACAGCGTCAGCGTGGAGTCTTTCCCGCCCGTCCACATCACGGCCGGGTTGTCGTACTGCTCTAACCCTTGACGCGTGACCTCGATCGCCTTCTCGATTTTGTGTTGCAGCGACGGGTAGTCCGCCGGATCCTCGCCCTCGCCGTCGGTGTAGTCGACGTCGACGCTCGCCGGGAAGTTGTCGGTCATACGCCAGATATGTCTCCGCGAAGGAAAATAGGCTTTCTGCATCGTCGGGGCTTGCCAACGCGCGCGAATTGCGGCCGGGCTCGCCGCGAACGGTAGACTGCGGCGGAACTCGCCGCGAACTGTGTGGTATGTTGTTACTTGTCAGAACACAAGGGATATGTCGGCCCGAAGTCACCCCACAACTATGGGACTGTTCGATCGACTGCGCGGCGACGACGACGAGCGCGTGGTCTTCCTCGGTATCGACGGTGTACCGTACGACCTGGTTCAGAATCACCCCGATGTCTTCGAGAACCTGACCGACATCGCCGAGACGGGGTCGGCGGGTCGACTAGAGAGCATCGTACCCCCCGAGTCGAGCGCGTGCTGGCCGAGTCTCACGACGGGGAAAAATCCCGGCTCGACCGGCGTGTACGGCTTCCAGGACCGCGAGATCGACTCCTACGAGACGTACGTCCCGATGGGGAAACACGTGTCGGCGACGCGGCTGTGGGACCGCGTCACCGACGACGGCCGCGACGCGACCGTACTCAACGTTCCCGTCACGTTCCCGCCGTCGAGCCGGATCCAGCGGCAGGTCTCCGGGTTCCTCTCACCCTCAATCGATGCGGCCTCGAGCGACGACTCGGTCCGACAGGTCCTCGAGGACCACGACTACCGGATCGATGTGAACGCGAAGCTCGGACACGACGACGACAAGACCGAGTTCATCGAGAACGCGCACGCGACGCTCGACGCCCGCCACGACGTGTTCACTCACTACCTCGATCAGGACGACTGGGACCTCTTCTTCGGCGTCTTCATGAGCACCGACCGGGTCAACCACTTCCTGTTCGGCGACTACGCGAACGACGGCGAGTACAAGGACGACTTCCTCGACTTCTACCGGACCCTCGACGGGTATATCGGTGAGATCCGCGACGCGCTCGACGACGACACGACCCTGATCGTCGCCTCCGACCACGGCTTCACCGAGTTGGTGTGGGAGGTGAACTGCAACCAGTTCCTCGCCGACGAGGGGTGGCTCTCGTACGACGGCGACGACCACGACTCGCTTGCCGACATCGACGACGAGGCCCGGGCGTACTCGCTCATCCCCGGCCGCTTTTACCTCAATCTGGAGGGTCGCGAGCCGGAGGGTGTCGTCCCCGAATCGGAGTACGAGGCGGTCCGCGAGGAGCTCCGCACCGACCTCGAATCGCTCACCGGCCCCGACGGCCGGCAGGTGTGCAAGCGGATCGTGGACGGCGAGACCGTCTTCGACGGCGACCACGACGAGATCGCGCCCGACCTCGTGGTCATCCCCGCGGACGGCTTCGACCTGAAGTCCGGCTTCGGCGGGAAGAAGTCCGTCTTCACCGAAGGACCACGTAACGGGATGCACAAGTTCGAGAATTCGCTGCTGTACTCGACCGACTCCGACCTCGACATCGAGGGCTCGAATCTCTTCGACGTGACCCCGACGATCCTCGATCTGATGGATGTCGAACACGACGGCGACTTCGACGGCGATAGTCTCCTAGGCGCGTAACTGGCCGTCTCGCGCAGCCGCACCGCCGTTTTTTAACAGACGAAGCACCCGCAGAGCGAGTCTCTGAGCGCCAGTCACGGAAGTGCAAGGAGAGAGTTCCGCCGGTAGGGCGGGGAGGGTGCCAAGCGTTCCATAGCTATATGTTAATTGAGAATATAGTTCAGGATCCAAGCGATCGGGAAGAGCGC encodes:
- a CDS encoding alkaline phosphatase family protein, which encodes MGLFDRLRGDDDERVVFLGIDGVPYDLVQNHPDVFENLTDIAETGSAGRLESIVPPESSACWPSLTTGKNPGSTGVYGFQDREIDSYETYVPMGKHVSATRLWDRVTDDGRDATVLNVPVTFPPSSRIQRQVSGFLSPSIDAASSDDSVRQVLEDHDYRIDVNAKLGHDDDKTEFIENAHATLDARHDVFTHYLDQDDWDLFFGVFMSTDRVNHFLFGDYANDGEYKDDFLDFYRTLDGYIGEIRDALDDDTTLIVASDHGFTELVWEVNCNQFLADEGWLSYDGDDHDSLADIDDEARAYSLIPGRFYLNLEGREPEGVVPESEYEAVREELRTDLESLTGPDGRQVCKRIVDGETVFDGDHDEIAPDLVVIPADGFDLKSGFGGKKSVFTEGPRNGMHKFENSLLYSTDSDLDIEGSNLFDVTPTILDLMDVEHDGDFDGDSLLGA